In the genome of Myxococcus stipitatus, one region contains:
- a CDS encoding tyrosine-type recombinase/integrase: protein MRTRRRPATKRCVCYCRSYSLESGRRQGIRWPESCGDERASSGSPPSNPGGGGLYRPARFPYRSTSLEKQGALKASVWLDAPTRGKSILRQHVQQAIHRGPSLRGHRISPHVLRHMLAMNLLRGGVDRTVVALWLGHESVTSTDVNFHVDVGLKERAIEKVGVFRGKP, encoded by the coding sequence ATGCGGACGCGCAGGAGGCCCGCTACCAAACGCTGCGTCTGTTATTGCCGCTCATACAGCCTCGAGTCAGGGAGACGTCAGGGAATCCGGTGGCCCGAGTCCTGCGGGGATGAGAGGGCGTCATCGGGAAGTCCCCCGTCAAACCCTGGCGGGGGCGGGCTCTACAGGCCCGCGCGTTTCCCCTATCGCTCTACGTCCCTGGAGAAGCAGGGGGCTTTGAAGGCCTCCGTGTGGCTTGACGCTCCGACCAGGGGCAAGAGCATCCTGCGACAACATGTTCAACAGGCCATCCATCGAGGTCCATCGCTGCGGGGGCACCGCATCTCGCCTCATGTTCTCCGGCACATGCTCGCGATGAATCTCCTGCGCGGTGGCGTGGACCGCACCGTCGTTGCCTTGTGGCTCGGGCACGAATCAGTCACCTCGACGGACGTTAATTTCCACGTGGACGTAGGCTTGAAGGAACGAGCGATTGAGAAGGTCGGCGTCTTTCGCGGGAAGCCGTGA